Proteins encoded by one window of Teretinema zuelzerae:
- a CDS encoding 5-formyltetrahydrofolate cyclo-ligase: MKHELRREMKRKLQALGEGEVFRVGMSEEVLPKTTKTLFTYLPFGNEIDPSGLAGWALDAGIEVGAPCVRGEDLEFRKIESADGPFRSGGFGIREPLADAPLLWSPAAENRGGCPKLESLLPLAVLVPALAFSRYGHRLGRGKGCYDRFLSALLKAAGDRRKEITLIGTCHDWQILSHVPAESHDIPVDCLLTGRGCIVCATE, from the coding sequence ATGAAACATGAACTGCGCCGCGAAATGAAGAGAAAACTCCAAGCTCTCGGCGAAGGAGAGGTATTCAGAGTCGGCATGAGCGAGGAAGTTCTTCCGAAAACGACAAAAACGCTGTTCACCTACCTGCCCTTCGGGAACGAGATAGATCCTTCCGGGCTCGCCGGCTGGGCCCTCGATGCCGGAATCGAGGTAGGAGCCCCCTGCGTGCGCGGAGAGGACCTCGAGTTCAGAAAAATCGAATCCGCTGACGGCCCCTTCCGGTCCGGAGGATTCGGCATCCGCGAACCCCTTGCCGACGCTCCCCTCCTGTGGAGTCCCGCGGCCGAAAACCGCGGAGGATGCCCGAAACTCGAGAGTCTCCTCCCCCTCGCCGTACTCGTTCCCGCGCTCGCCTTCTCCCGCTACGGGCACCGGCTTGGACGCGGGAAAGGCTGCTACGACCGCTTTCTCTCCGCCCTCCTGAAGGCGGCAGGCGACCGGAGAAAGGAAATAACGCTCATCGGAACCTGCCACGACTGGCAGATACTGAGCCATGTTCCCGCCGAATCCCACGACATCCCGGTCGATTGCCTTCTCACCGGCAGGGGATGTATAGTATGCGCAACAGAATAA
- a CDS encoding [Fe-Fe] hydrogenase large subunit C-terminal domain-containing protein produces MNRRWHSVYLDEDACKGCTICVTTCPTEAIRVRDGKARIIEERCIDCGECIRRCPHHAKKARSDDPAMIAPADSAAAADSGLSALYELKIAIPAPSLYGQFPVKYSINEIHRALIDCGFDMVYPVAAATGGIAGASAAFLDRARYPDLPRPLISSSCPTIIKFIQIRFPSLIENIVPVIAPMELAARMARAEAKRLFPNRPKAGVFFISPCAGKITEAKSPLGDETSSVDGVFSMADFHLPMLAALQKAGEGDGAPQPLSLYPEDIAWSRAGGEAEDTGAEKGTATLAVDGMDQCVKILEAVEDGKLDSVDFLELMACASGCVGGPLTALTPALGKHIVSEREKELAARPEKTEQTLVVRRELLAEAAAITDVRSKADERSATARQEGTKTAEPASETARNAEAARARRLDCERCLRTERFPPRPALQLDSDYRRAVELMEKMEEIRAELPGLDCGCCGAPNCRALAEDIVKGLARKTDCVIILKEQYRKLLERRGGEDA; encoded by the coding sequence ATGAACCGCAGATGGCACTCGGTCTACCTCGACGAAGACGCGTGCAAGGGATGCACGATCTGCGTAACCACCTGCCCGACCGAGGCGATCCGAGTACGGGACGGAAAAGCCCGCATTATCGAGGAACGCTGCATAGACTGCGGGGAGTGCATCAGGCGATGCCCGCATCACGCCAAAAAAGCGCGGAGCGACGACCCGGCGATGATCGCGCCTGCGGACTCGGCTGCGGCCGCCGACAGCGGACTATCCGCGCTGTACGAGCTGAAAATCGCGATACCGGCGCCCTCCCTCTACGGCCAGTTCCCCGTAAAATATTCGATAAACGAAATCCATCGCGCGCTCATAGACTGCGGCTTCGACATGGTATATCCGGTGGCGGCCGCTACCGGCGGAATCGCGGGAGCTTCGGCAGCCTTCCTCGACCGCGCGCGCTACCCGGACCTCCCGCGGCCCCTCATCTCCTCGAGCTGCCCTACAATCATCAAGTTCATACAGATCCGCTTTCCTTCGCTCATAGAAAACATCGTGCCGGTAATCGCTCCCATGGAGCTTGCCGCCCGCATGGCCCGCGCTGAAGCGAAGCGGCTCTTCCCGAACCGCCCGAAAGCCGGCGTATTTTTCATCTCGCCCTGCGCGGGAAAAATAACAGAGGCGAAAAGCCCGCTCGGGGACGAGACCTCTTCCGTGGACGGCGTGTTCAGCATGGCCGACTTCCACCTTCCCATGCTCGCCGCCCTCCAGAAAGCAGGCGAAGGGGACGGAGCCCCGCAGCCGCTCAGCCTGTATCCCGAAGACATCGCCTGGTCCCGCGCAGGCGGGGAAGCCGAAGACACCGGAGCCGAGAAAGGAACGGCAACGCTCGCGGTGGACGGAATGGACCAATGCGTAAAGATCCTTGAAGCGGTGGAAGACGGAAAGCTCGACTCGGTAGACTTTCTGGAGCTGATGGCCTGCGCCTCAGGCTGCGTAGGAGGCCCGCTCACGGCCCTTACCCCGGCGCTCGGCAAACACATCGTAAGCGAACGAGAAAAAGAGCTCGCCGCACGCCCGGAAAAGACGGAACAAACCCTCGTCGTCCGCAGAGAGCTTCTCGCGGAAGCAGCCGCGATAACCGACGTTCGCTCGAAAGCGGACGAACGGTCCGCGACGGCCCGGCAGGAAGGAACGAAAACAGCCGAACCGGCGTCCGAGACGGCGCGGAATGCAGAAGCCGCGCGCGCGCGCAGGCTCGACTGCGAGCGATGCCTCCGCACCGAACGATTCCCGCCCCGCCCTGCCCTCCAGCTCGACAGCGACTACCGGCGAGCCGTAGAACTGATGGAAAAAATGGAAGAAATCCGCGCGGAGCTTCCGGGACTCGACTGCGGCTGCTGCGGAGCCCCCAACTGCCGCGCGCTCGCCGAAGACATCGTAAAAGGCCTTGCCCGCAAAACGGATTGCGTTATTATTCTAAAAGAACAATACCGCAAACTGCTGGAACGCCGCGGGGGAGAAGACGCATGA
- a CDS encoding sugar ABC transporter ATP-binding protein — protein MQSDKVLEMQGICKTFPGVRALSNVNFTLRKGEVHALMGENGAGKSTLVKVMTGVYEKDAGQITVEGKPVHFKSPQEAQDNGIGTVYQEITLCPNLTVAENMFIGRGRHAFVSWNSMNAKAKKLLDSLSIPSRPTQQLSSCSLAVQQMIAIARAVDMDCKILVLDEPTSSLDEDEVRKLFELMRELKSRGVGIVFITHFLDQVYEISDRITVLRNGELIGEYEAASLPQFELVSKMMGKALEDVENLKKGETCTLDGGVPVLEASGLSSDAGVKPFDFAIRKGEINGFTGLLGSGRSESVRAIYAADKVTGGEIKINGKKAKIDEPIDAMRQGIGYLPEDRKGDGIIADLSVRDNIILAMQVMKGFFRPFSRKQAEAFADEYVKRLSIKTASVNTPIKQLSGGNQQKVILGRWLLTHPKYLILDEPTRGIDVGTKVEIQKLMLKLAEEGVSVTFISSEIEEMLRTCSRLIVMKDRQIAGELTGANLTQKDVMHVIAGGHK, from the coding sequence TTGCAGTCGGATAAGGTGCTAGAAATGCAGGGAATCTGCAAGACCTTTCCCGGGGTCCGGGCTCTGTCGAACGTTAACTTTACGTTGCGAAAAGGCGAAGTCCACGCACTCATGGGTGAAAATGGAGCAGGCAAGTCCACGCTTGTTAAGGTAATGACGGGCGTATACGAAAAAGACGCCGGTCAAATAACCGTTGAAGGAAAGCCGGTTCACTTCAAATCGCCGCAAGAGGCGCAAGACAATGGAATAGGCACGGTCTACCAGGAAATAACCCTGTGTCCCAATCTGACCGTCGCGGAAAACATGTTCATCGGCCGGGGCAGGCATGCATTCGTCAGCTGGAACAGCATGAACGCGAAAGCGAAGAAATTGCTCGACTCGCTCAGCATTCCGTCGAGGCCGACCCAACAGCTTTCGAGCTGTTCGCTAGCGGTGCAGCAGATGATCGCGATCGCGCGCGCAGTCGACATGGACTGCAAAATTCTCGTCCTCGACGAGCCGACATCCTCTCTCGACGAGGATGAAGTACGGAAACTTTTCGAGCTTATGCGCGAACTCAAGTCGAGAGGCGTGGGAATCGTTTTTATCACCCACTTTCTCGATCAAGTATATGAAATAAGCGACAGAATCACGGTCCTCCGCAACGGAGAGCTGATCGGAGAATACGAAGCCGCTTCGCTTCCCCAATTCGAGCTGGTCTCGAAGATGATGGGCAAGGCGCTCGAGGACGTGGAAAACCTGAAAAAGGGCGAGACCTGCACGCTTGATGGCGGCGTCCCTGTTTTAGAGGCTTCTGGCCTTTCGAGCGATGCGGGAGTGAAGCCCTTTGACTTCGCAATACGGAAGGGAGAGATAAACGGATTCACCGGGCTCCTCGGATCCGGCCGCAGCGAGAGCGTTCGCGCGATTTACGCCGCGGACAAGGTTACCGGCGGCGAGATAAAAATCAACGGCAAGAAGGCAAAAATCGACGAGCCTATCGATGCGATGAGGCAGGGCATCGGCTACCTCCCCGAGGACCGCAAGGGCGACGGAATCATCGCCGACCTTTCGGTGCGCGATAATATCATTCTCGCAATGCAGGTCATGAAGGGATTTTTCAGGCCCTTTTCGCGGAAACAGGCGGAAGCTTTCGCGGACGAGTACGTAAAGCGCCTGAGCATCAAGACCGCATCCGTCAATACGCCCATCAAGCAGCTTTCCGGCGGCAACCAGCAAAAGGTTATCCTCGGCAGATGGCTTTTGACGCACCCCAAGTACCTGATTCTTGACGAGCCGACGCGGGGCATCGACGTCGGAACCAAGGTGGAAATCCAGAAACTGATGCTCAAACTCGCCGAAGAGGGCGTCAGCGTTACGTTCATTTCCTCCGAAATAGAGGAAATGCTCCGGACTTGTTCGCGCCTCATCGTCATGAAGGACCGCCAGATCGCCGGCGAGCTGACCGGCGCGAATTTGACGCAAAAAGACGTTATGCACGTCATAGCGGGGGGACACAAATGA
- a CDS encoding DUF6657 family protein produces MGHIKSALEIALEKTADIAVDKTAIDSRDLKNRGKKGASEFLSALASIAAARSAAAEKSNADEPAAAAAENAAETERPAVDSNAADTGEQTAKAAAKFLEALKEADAERMRLVAEGAASIFIASLNLPSSEDDITRFQSTGIGLELLLPGAGMGQLFEQLAQILEQYLQERGQTEQAMQQQYLPRLRAKQQEMAKRYGQNMPLDPRQDPEFMAALNKNMRMVEQRYEPVLEEVRSRIREAVGMEEN; encoded by the coding sequence ATGGGACACATTAAATCCGCGCTGGAAATAGCGCTTGAAAAAACAGCAGACATCGCGGTCGACAAAACCGCTATCGACAGCAGAGACCTGAAAAACCGGGGGAAAAAGGGAGCGAGCGAGTTCCTTTCCGCCCTGGCAAGCATAGCGGCCGCACGCTCAGCCGCAGCCGAGAAGTCAAACGCCGACGAACCGGCAGCCGCGGCGGCGGAAAACGCAGCGGAGACCGAACGCCCGGCAGTCGACTCGAACGCCGCCGATACCGGAGAACAAACAGCCAAAGCCGCCGCAAAATTCCTTGAAGCCCTCAAGGAAGCCGACGCAGAGCGTATGCGCCTCGTAGCCGAAGGCGCCGCCTCCATCTTCATTGCATCGCTTAATCTTCCTTCTTCTGAAGACGACATCACCCGATTCCAGTCGACCGGAATCGGGCTCGAGCTCCTTCTCCCCGGAGCCGGCATGGGACAACTCTTCGAGCAGCTCGCCCAGATACTCGAGCAATACCTCCAGGAGCGCGGACAAACCGAGCAGGCCATGCAGCAGCAATACCTTCCCCGCCTCCGCGCGAAGCAACAGGAAATGGCCAAACGCTACGGCCAGAACATGCCGCTCGACCCGCGGCAGGACCCCGAATTCATGGCTGCGCTGAACAAAAACATGCGCATGGTGGAGCAGCGCTACGAACCCGTGCTCGAAGAAGTGCGCTCCCGAATCCGCGAAGCGGTCGGCATGGAGGAAAACTGA
- a CDS encoding ABC transporter permease subunit codes for MATLKNPEAKEALSNSNLLFIIAAVIFVLMYGFAIVRYPGSFLQFQTFFDLFSLNAPLIILTLGISIVMIGGGIDISVGAVTGLVTMCCAVFLQSKGGSIGGAMILALAIGFAFGVLQGFLISYLEIQPFIITLAGMFLANGLLTTIHKDPINVSHEGFVALRDYNIVIPFLGNNNRLGNFIPLQIKLGTMVALVLIVILVALMKWSRFGRNLYAVGGNSQSALMLGINVRKTKFMSYLLCGALSGIAGFVYIMTTGAGNVGNASGFEMKAIAASIIGGTMLTGGVGNLFGSPIGALTLLTINELIRAAGVNSNFQAIVSGLLLYVFIVLQSVVVWVRGSGKFKLALPSWMRLRKE; via the coding sequence GTGGCAACGTTGAAAAATCCTGAGGCAAAGGAAGCGCTCTCGAATTCGAATCTGCTGTTCATCATCGCCGCGGTCATATTCGTATTGATGTATGGATTCGCCATTGTGCGCTATCCGGGAAGTTTCCTGCAGTTCCAGACCTTCTTCGACCTTTTCAGCCTGAACGCCCCGCTTATCATCCTGACGCTCGGCATCAGCATCGTCATGATCGGCGGCGGCATCGACATTTCTGTCGGCGCGGTGACAGGCCTCGTGACCATGTGCTGCGCGGTCTTCCTTCAATCGAAGGGCGGCAGCATCGGCGGCGCCATGATCCTCGCTCTTGCCATCGGCTTCGCGTTCGGCGTCTTGCAGGGCTTTCTTATCTCGTACCTCGAGATTCAGCCGTTTATTATCACTCTCGCCGGCATGTTCCTCGCGAACGGACTTTTGACCACGATCCACAAGGACCCGATCAACGTGTCGCACGAAGGCTTCGTCGCGCTCAGAGATTACAACATCGTCATTCCCTTCCTCGGCAATAATAACCGGCTGGGAAATTTCATCCCGCTCCAGATCAAACTCGGCACAATGGTTGCACTGGTCCTCATCGTCATCCTCGTCGCTCTCATGAAGTGGTCCCGCTTCGGTCGCAACCTCTACGCGGTCGGCGGCAACAGTCAGAGTGCCCTGATGCTCGGCATCAATGTGCGCAAGACGAAGTTCATGTCGTATCTCCTGTGCGGAGCGCTTTCGGGAATCGCGGGCTTCGTCTATATTATGACGACGGGAGCGGGCAACGTCGGAAACGCCTCGGGCTTCGAGATGAAAGCGATCGCCGCCTCCATCATCGGCGGCACGATGCTCACCGGCGGCGTGGGAAACCTCTTCGGTTCTCCGATCGGCGCGCTCACGCTTCTTACTATCAACGAACTCATCCGCGCGGCGGGCGTCAATTCCAACTTTCAGGCAATTGTAAGCGGACTTCTCCTCTACGTTTTCATTGTCTTGCAAAGCGTCGTCGTGTGGGTGCGCGGGAGCGGCAAATTCAAGCTTGCATTGCCAAGCTGGATGAGGCTGCGGAAAGAGTAA
- a CDS encoding substrate-binding domain-containing protein, with product MKKITKIAILALLAMVMATPVFAGGKSDAAPRAGGLIKVGIVNLPPEESGYRQANVEDMNAVFSKANGYDAKQTNTGDNSEQIAAAQGYIRDGVDYLLISAANASGWDNVLKSAKTAGVKVFLFDRLIDTDASNFQAALVSDMATEGNTAMNWVLAQNLGTVNLILIRGQLGSAAELGRSAAVLKAKADGKINLVADGTGGDSWSLEEARKVVEAAIAAKKDFNVIYAENDGMAQGAVQALDAAGITHGKDGKVKILGFDFNRFALRNVQAGYWDCDVQCSPRQAGEISKWIKSGTLPTGIVFQKEIFADTATITDDIITKLGLNADPGKGVITK from the coding sequence ATGAAAAAGATCACGAAGATCGCCATTTTGGCCCTTTTGGCCATGGTCATGGCAACCCCGGTATTCGCCGGCGGAAAGAGCGATGCGGCACCGAGGGCTGGCGGGCTTATAAAGGTTGGTATCGTTAACCTGCCGCCGGAAGAGTCCGGATATCGCCAGGCGAACGTCGAAGACATGAACGCCGTCTTCTCGAAAGCGAACGGCTACGACGCGAAGCAGACAAACACCGGCGACAACAGCGAGCAGATCGCCGCCGCTCAGGGCTACATCCGCGACGGCGTCGACTATCTCCTTATTTCTGCCGCGAACGCGTCCGGATGGGACAACGTCCTTAAATCCGCGAAGACCGCGGGCGTCAAGGTGTTCCTCTTTGACCGCCTCATTGATACCGATGCCTCGAACTTTCAGGCAGCTCTCGTCTCCGACATGGCGACCGAGGGAAACACCGCTATGAACTGGGTTCTCGCCCAGAATCTCGGCACGGTTAATCTCATCCTCATCCGCGGACAGCTTGGTTCGGCCGCCGAACTCGGCCGCTCCGCCGCCGTGCTCAAGGCCAAGGCCGACGGCAAGATCAACCTGGTCGCCGACGGTACCGGCGGAGACAGCTGGAGCCTCGAAGAAGCCCGCAAAGTGGTGGAAGCCGCGATCGCCGCGAAGAAAGACTTCAACGTGATCTACGCCGAAAATGACGGCATGGCCCAGGGCGCCGTTCAGGCTCTCGACGCTGCCGGCATTACCCATGGAAAGGACGGAAAGGTCAAAATCCTCGGATTCGACTTTAACCGCTTCGCTCTCCGCAACGTGCAGGCCGGATACTGGGACTGCGACGTGCAGTGCAGCCCCCGCCAGGCAGGCGAGATTTCCAAGTGGATCAAGTCCGGTACGCTACCGACCGGAATCGTCTTCCAGAAAGAAATCTTCGCGGACACCGCGACGATCACCGACGACATCATCACCAAACTCGGCCTCAATGCCGATCCCGGAAAGGGCGTGATCACAAAGTAA
- a CDS encoding sensor histidine kinase, with the protein MMRSDSIRKALKFTNIVMILASIVPFIINTLYYNITLNQYEGIIENVYSANSLSSNLKNDIYTTMWNIVTGKTTFKDNTQYALIGRIRENLDELEKNANSEDNGYLVQVARNTLETMESYVNSIGDNIARERPVRENEELLGEIASVSDLLYDVIQKFVAAEMELAHIQNAKIRQSMDLMTLTQVLLFFAILMFLLRNYRQLNRRINEPIWRLKTMASRIAQGDLSIRVEKPEISELDELTDSLNTMAEKLIKLIDQNVQKQRNLQKAEMKALQAQIAPHFMYNTLGTILSLAEDGQTENVVTTTLALSSFFRLSLNKGRDWVTVAEEKAHVENYLAIQKMRYGAILEYDFDFSPEILKESMLKLLLQPLVENAIYHGIKKTRRRGHIAVKGTAEGDSMIFTVQDNGLGMTPEELEKLQANLLNYDVSSPGSGFGLYNVYKRIELYYETGDGLTVESEYDKGCTITLRLPIVRTQAAQPAPDQTQAAPTEGA; encoded by the coding sequence ATGATGCGCAGCGACAGTATCAGGAAAGCGCTCAAATTCACGAACATCGTCATGATCCTCGCATCCATCGTCCCTTTTATCATCAACACGCTTTACTACAACATCACCCTGAACCAGTACGAGGGCATCATCGAGAACGTATACAGCGCGAACAGCCTTTCCAGCAACCTCAAAAATGATATTTACACCACCATGTGGAACATTGTGACCGGCAAGACAACGTTCAAGGATAACACGCAGTACGCGCTCATCGGCCGGATCAGGGAAAACCTCGACGAGCTCGAAAAAAACGCGAACAGCGAGGACAACGGATATCTTGTGCAGGTCGCGCGCAATACCCTGGAAACAATGGAAAGCTATGTGAACAGTATCGGCGACAATATCGCCCGGGAACGTCCCGTCCGGGAGAACGAGGAATTACTTGGAGAGATCGCGTCTGTGAGCGATCTTCTCTACGACGTCATCCAGAAATTCGTCGCGGCGGAAATGGAGCTCGCGCATATCCAGAACGCGAAAATCCGGCAATCGATGGACTTGATGACGCTTACGCAGGTTCTCCTCTTCTTCGCTATTCTCATGTTCCTGCTGCGCAATTACCGGCAGCTCAACCGCAGAATCAACGAGCCGATCTGGCGGCTCAAAACCATGGCGTCCCGCATCGCCCAGGGAGACCTTTCGATCCGCGTCGAAAAACCCGAGATCAGCGAGCTCGACGAACTCACGGACAGCCTCAACACCATGGCAGAAAAGCTCATCAAGCTCATCGACCAGAACGTGCAGAAGCAGCGCAACCTCCAGAAGGCCGAGATGAAAGCCCTGCAGGCGCAGATCGCCCCGCACTTCATGTACAACACGCTCGGAACCATCCTCTCGCTCGCCGAGGACGGCCAGACCGAAAACGTCGTAACCACGACGCTTGCACTGTCGAGCTTTTTTCGGCTGTCGCTCAATAAAGGAAGGGACTGGGTCACGGTCGCCGAAGAGAAAGCCCACGTCGAAAATTACCTCGCGATACAGAAGATGCGGTACGGGGCCATTCTGGAATACGACTTCGATTTTTCCCCGGAGATACTGAAAGAATCGATGCTCAAACTCCTGCTGCAGCCCCTCGTCGAGAACGCGATATACCACGGGATTAAGAAGACGCGGCGGCGCGGTCACATCGCGGTGAAAGGAACCGCCGAGGGCGATTCCATGATCTTCACGGTCCAGGACAACGGACTCGGGATGACGCCTGAGGAACTGGAGAAGCTGCAAGCGAACCTCTTGAACTACGACGTGTCGAGCCCCGGTTCGGGTTTCGGACTCTACAACGTGTACAAGCGCATCGAGCTCTATTACGAGACCGGCGACGGACTGACGGTTGAAAGCGAATACGACAAAGGCTGCACCATCACCCTGCGGCTGCCCATAGTGCGGACGCAGGCCGCGCAGCCGGCGCCCGACCAGACTCAAGCGGCGCCGACGGAAGGAGCTTAA
- a CDS encoding ABC transporter permease produces MKQNRIAQHFSHLLLPLSVLAILVVINLIKGADYFSVKMINGALYGNIPNMLFGASELVILSIGMTLVTASSRGQDISVGVAAAITSAVFVQFLLQSSEITWMTIFLGFLISCGVGIVIGAFNGSLVAIFKVQPMVATLILFTAGRSISFMIDGKLSPVLANELTSQIGGIMPGLPIQTPILLTAIFIVIVAVFLKVTNLRLYSETVGINEKAARLNGINPIRIKFLSYMLLGICTAVAGFIAVTKAGRHDSVNILKFVEMDAILAVAIGGNALSGGKFSITGSIIGAYTIEMLSRTLLRLEVGTETIKAFKAVFIIILMIISSPAVREYFARARMRTGGGSFGDIARKNAAPDAPAKKEA; encoded by the coding sequence ATGAAACAGAACAGAATCGCTCAGCACTTTTCACATCTCCTGCTCCCTCTCTCGGTTCTTGCGATCCTTGTCGTGATAAACCTGATCAAGGGAGCCGATTATTTCAGCGTTAAGATGATTAACGGGGCTCTGTACGGGAACATTCCGAACATGCTTTTCGGCGCTTCGGAGCTTGTAATTCTTTCGATCGGCATGACGCTGGTCACCGCGTCCTCGCGCGGGCAGGACATCAGCGTCGGCGTTGCCGCCGCGATCACGTCCGCCGTGTTCGTCCAGTTTCTCCTCCAATCGAGCGAGATCACCTGGATGACCATCTTTCTCGGTTTCCTTATAAGCTGCGGCGTCGGCATCGTCATCGGCGCGTTCAACGGCTCTCTGGTCGCAATATTCAAGGTGCAGCCGATGGTCGCGACATTGATCCTGTTTACCGCGGGGCGCTCCATCTCGTTTATGATCGACGGCAAGCTCTCTCCCGTTCTCGCCAATGAACTGACGAGCCAGATCGGCGGGATCATGCCGGGATTGCCGATACAGACGCCGATCCTTCTGACGGCTATCTTTATCGTGATCGTCGCGGTTTTCCTCAAGGTGACCAATCTCCGGCTCTACTCGGAGACGGTTGGAATCAACGAGAAGGCGGCGCGGCTTAACGGCATCAACCCGATACGGATCAAATTCCTGTCCTACATGCTTCTCGGAATCTGTACAGCGGTCGCAGGCTTCATCGCGGTTACTAAAGCCGGCCGCCACGACAGCGTCAACATCCTCAAGTTCGTCGAGATGGACGCGATCCTCGCCGTCGCCATCGGCGGCAACGCCCTGTCCGGCGGAAAGTTCAGCATCACCGGTTCGATCATCGGCGCGTACACTATCGAGATGCTGAGCAGGACGCTGCTCAGACTCGAGGTCGGCACCGAGACGATCAAAGCTTTCAAGGCCGTGTTCATCATTATCCTCATGATAATCTCCTCTCCCGCAGTCCGCGAGTATTTCGCCCGTGCGAGGATGCGGACGGGCGGTGGTTCCTTCGGCGACATCGCGAGAAAAAACGCTGCGCCAGATGCGCCGGCGAAGAAGGAGGCTTAA
- a CDS encoding ABC transporter substrate-binding protein: MTISACKESRQNDGAADPVVLGYSQLGDESTWRTRNSFSITTAAQKAGIKIMFEDAMQDQANQIKALRSFIAYKVDVIAFSPLVETGWDTVLGEAKAAGIPVILVDRMIKTSDQSLYACALCSDFRREGRKAGEFLVKKYKNVSGPVNIVELAGTEESTPAIGRFEGFRDIISAHPKFRVIFSEDGDFMASKGRELMNKILDLYKPEEINVIYSHNDDMTFGAIEVMQASGIRPGKDIAIISVDMTQRSVDYLKLGVVNCIIECNPNSGAQVMELARKVVAGEPVPKRTYIDEQTFDEFGAVGNIPNRGY; the protein is encoded by the coding sequence TTGACCATTTCCGCGTGCAAAGAAAGCAGACAGAACGACGGCGCGGCCGATCCTGTCGTGCTCGGATATTCCCAGCTCGGCGACGAGAGTACCTGGCGCACGCGGAACAGCTTTTCCATCACGACCGCGGCGCAAAAAGCGGGAATCAAGATCATGTTCGAAGACGCCATGCAGGATCAGGCGAACCAGATCAAGGCGCTCCGTTCCTTCATCGCCTACAAGGTAGACGTGATAGCGTTTTCGCCGCTCGTCGAGACCGGCTGGGACACGGTGCTCGGAGAGGCGAAGGCGGCGGGCATCCCGGTGATTCTCGTGGATCGGATGATCAAGACCTCCGACCAGAGCCTCTATGCCTGCGCTCTCTGTTCGGACTTCAGGCGCGAGGGCCGCAAAGCCGGGGAATTCCTCGTGAAAAAGTACAAAAACGTTTCGGGTCCCGTCAACATCGTGGAGTTGGCGGGGACGGAGGAATCGACCCCCGCCATAGGGCGTTTCGAAGGCTTCAGGGATATTATTTCCGCGCATCCGAAATTCAGGGTGATATTCAGCGAAGACGGCGACTTCATGGCCAGCAAGGGCCGGGAACTCATGAACAAGATACTGGATCTCTACAAACCCGAAGAAATCAACGTGATCTATTCGCACAACGACGACATGACCTTCGGGGCCATCGAGGTGATGCAGGCGTCAGGAATCAGGCCCGGAAAGGACATCGCGATCATATCGGTCGACATGACCCAGCGGAGCGTCGATTACCTCAAGCTTGGCGTCGTCAACTGCATCATAGAGTGCAATCCAAACAGCGGTGCGCAGGTGATGGAACTCGCGCGGAAAGTAGTCGCGGGGGAACCGGTGCCGAAAAGAACGTATATCGACGAGCAAACGTTCGACGAATTCGGCGCCGTGGGAAACATTCCCAACCGCGGATACTGA
- a CDS encoding ATP-binding protein, which translates to MTYRFDVPGNDFTQAGNASAEMKKILLRLGVSGDVIKRTAVAMYEAEINMVVHAGGGEAEIRLEPGEIVIVMTDHGPGIENLELAMQDGYSTAPELVQQLGFGAGMGLPNMKRNSDELAIETAPGKGTTVTMKIRIPEAG; encoded by the coding sequence ATGACATACCGCTTCGACGTACCGGGAAACGATTTTACCCAGGCAGGAAACGCGTCGGCGGAGATGAAGAAAATTCTCCTCCGCCTGGGCGTAAGCGGAGACGTAATCAAGCGGACCGCGGTCGCCATGTACGAGGCTGAAATCAACATGGTGGTGCACGCCGGAGGCGGAGAGGCCGAGATACGGCTCGAACCGGGCGAAATCGTCATCGTCATGACGGATCACGGGCCGGGGATTGAAAACCTCGAGCTCGCCATGCAGGACGGCTATTCCACCGCTCCCGAACTCGTCCAGCAGCTGGGATTCGGCGCCGGAATGGGACTGCCCAACATGAAGCGCAATTCGGACGAACTGGCCATCGAGACGGCTCCCGGAAAGGGAACGACCGTCACCATGAAAATACGCATACCGGAGGCCGGATGA